Proteins encoded by one window of Rubinisphaera margarita:
- a CDS encoding efflux RND transporter permease subunit, protein MLNAIIRFSLHYRMLILVISMAVLVYGSYLATQMPIDVFPDLDRPRVIIITECPGLATEEVETLVTQPIEIALLGASGVQAVRSQSTAGLNVIYIEFDWETNIRTARQTVQERLATLDGILPEGILPQMTPPASIMGQIVVAGIYRQQGPNGGELYPITDSDLMAERVDPDQEIKLWRPKVREDVQTWEEVAVDSISWDVGVPTDSAAGINDVEQATVVVDGKSHQIDFPSAEARRLSLRTISDWVIRPRILKVTGVAEAFILGGDRKQYQVRIDPAALLEYGITLQDVEQALKDSNINTSGGYAVTGETERPIRILGRLGPEPSRVVDDLRQIPIKVSDKRAILLSQVANVTEGAEFKRGDGSVNGRPGVVFTIVKQPHVDTRGLTDRLEEAFQQSEDSLTADIVINPELFQLRNFIDRGIFNVAEALVIGATLVIIILFLFLLNFRTTFITLTAIPLSLVITTLVFRAIGYLSGTELSINVMTLGGLAVAMGELVDDAIVDVENIFRRLKENNALTQPRPAIQVVYEASKEIRSAIVFGTAVVILVFLPLFALTGVEGRLFTPLGVAYIISILASLLVSLTVTPVLSYYLLPKSPATHAEKEGILLRALKWAASYLIRLSMAIPGPLLLATWIVVAIAGWQMSQLGRNFLPDFDEGSVQINVTLPPGSSLDASNASSALIDQKLREMQKSDKNPDGAILHFVRRTGRAEMDEHASPVNAGEYILSMNPAAQHERDEIIKDLLDELGEEVPGVSIEVEQPLAHLISHMVSGVYAQIAIKIFGDDIDVLQQLSEEVRATVQSIDGITPPVIEPIQQTEELHIQLRTDDLAFYGVTRAYVANVLQTALQGEVVSQVLEGQRRFDLLIRLEEDYRTDYANLGRLRIDLPEERGQIELREVAEIGPGAGPNAVNRENARRRMVIRCNTQDRDLASAVAEIQRRVDQRVELPEGYFIEYGGQFESQQRATRTIVILAGVSVVGMFVILLLLFPSVRVVLQILNALPTAFIGGVLALVITQQSLTVASLVGFISLGGIAVRNGILLVTHYFHLMKEEGEDFTKDMILRGSLERLAPVLMTALTAGIGLLPLVLGGREPGREILYPVATVILGGLVTSTFCEFLIHPGLFWKFSGRDALALSQRDEEEEAIIH, encoded by the coding sequence ATGCTCAATGCGATTATTCGATTCTCACTGCACTATCGCATGCTGATTCTCGTCATCAGCATGGCCGTTCTCGTCTACGGCTCCTATCTGGCGACCCAGATGCCGATCGATGTCTTCCCCGACCTCGACAGGCCGCGAGTGATCATCATCACCGAATGTCCGGGACTCGCCACGGAAGAAGTTGAAACGCTGGTCACTCAGCCGATCGAGATCGCGCTGCTCGGTGCCAGCGGTGTTCAGGCCGTTCGCAGTCAGTCCACCGCAGGGCTGAATGTCATCTACATTGAGTTCGACTGGGAGACCAACATCCGAACCGCTCGGCAAACCGTACAGGAGCGGCTCGCCACCCTTGATGGAATCCTGCCCGAGGGAATCCTGCCTCAGATGACGCCACCGGCTTCGATCATGGGGCAGATTGTCGTCGCCGGGATCTATCGGCAGCAGGGTCCGAACGGCGGGGAACTTTACCCGATCACGGATTCCGATCTCATGGCGGAACGCGTTGATCCCGACCAGGAGATTAAACTCTGGCGGCCGAAGGTGAGAGAGGACGTTCAGACCTGGGAAGAGGTCGCAGTGGATTCAATCAGTTGGGACGTCGGAGTTCCCACGGATTCTGCAGCGGGTATCAACGACGTTGAACAGGCAACCGTTGTTGTCGACGGCAAGTCGCATCAGATCGACTTTCCCTCCGCAGAAGCTCGTCGTCTCTCGCTACGCACAATTTCCGACTGGGTCATTCGACCCCGAATTCTCAAAGTGACCGGGGTTGCCGAAGCGTTTATCCTCGGCGGCGACCGCAAACAGTATCAAGTCCGAATTGACCCAGCGGCGCTTCTGGAATACGGCATCACGCTGCAGGATGTCGAGCAGGCCCTGAAAGACAGCAACATTAACACCAGTGGCGGCTATGCCGTGACCGGGGAAACCGAACGCCCGATCCGTATTCTAGGACGCCTTGGACCTGAGCCATCTCGAGTTGTCGATGACCTGAGGCAGATTCCAATCAAGGTCAGTGACAAGCGAGCCATTCTGCTCAGTCAGGTCGCGAATGTGACCGAAGGAGCGGAGTTCAAGCGGGGCGATGGCAGCGTCAACGGGCGCCCCGGCGTTGTCTTTACGATCGTCAAACAGCCCCATGTCGATACACGCGGGTTGACCGATCGGCTCGAAGAAGCGTTCCAGCAGTCTGAAGATTCTCTCACGGCCGATATCGTCATCAATCCGGAACTGTTCCAGCTGCGCAATTTTATCGATCGCGGTATTTTCAACGTGGCGGAGGCGCTCGTCATCGGAGCGACGCTCGTCATTATCATTCTGTTTCTGTTCCTGCTGAACTTCCGGACGACCTTCATCACGCTGACGGCCATTCCTTTATCGCTGGTGATTACTACGCTCGTATTTCGAGCCATTGGATATCTATCCGGAACCGAGCTGTCGATCAACGTAATGACGCTCGGCGGGCTCGCCGTGGCGATGGGGGAACTCGTCGACGACGCCATTGTCGATGTCGAGAACATTTTCCGTCGACTGAAAGAGAACAACGCGCTGACTCAGCCTCGACCGGCGATTCAGGTCGTCTATGAAGCCAGTAAGGAAATTCGCAGCGCGATCGTTTTCGGCACCGCGGTGGTGATTCTCGTCTTCCTGCCGCTGTTCGCCCTCACCGGGGTGGAGGGTCGCCTTTTCACTCCGCTTGGGGTGGCCTACATCATCTCGATCCTGGCTTCATTGCTCGTTTCGCTGACGGTCACGCCCGTCCTGTCGTATTATCTGCTCCCTAAGTCTCCAGCCACTCATGCCGAAAAGGAGGGGATACTCCTGCGAGCCCTGAAATGGGCGGCGAGCTATCTGATTCGTTTGAGCATGGCGATCCCCGGCCCGCTGTTGCTCGCGACTTGGATTGTCGTTGCGATTGCCGGTTGGCAGATGTCACAACTGGGACGCAACTTCCTTCCCGACTTCGACGAGGGGAGCGTGCAGATCAATGTCACTCTTCCTCCCGGATCCTCGCTGGATGCATCGAACGCGTCCTCCGCACTGATCGATCAGAAACTGCGCGAGATGCAGAAGTCAGACAAGAATCCGGACGGTGCCATTTTGCACTTCGTGCGGAGAACGGGGCGAGCCGAGATGGATGAGCACGCCTCTCCCGTCAACGCGGGGGAGTACATCCTGAGCATGAATCCGGCCGCTCAACACGAGCGCGACGAGATCATCAAGGACCTCCTGGACGAACTGGGCGAAGAAGTACCAGGCGTCTCGATCGAAGTAGAGCAGCCGCTGGCTCACCTGATCAGCCACATGGTCTCGGGGGTCTACGCTCAAATTGCGATCAAGATTTTCGGTGACGACATCGATGTGCTGCAGCAACTGTCGGAAGAGGTGAGAGCGACCGTCCAGTCGATCGACGGGATTACTCCTCCTGTGATCGAGCCCATTCAGCAGACCGAAGAACTGCACATCCAGCTGAGAACCGACGATCTGGCATTCTACGGCGTGACACGAGCCTACGTGGCCAATGTATTGCAAACGGCCTTGCAGGGCGAAGTGGTTTCCCAGGTACTGGAAGGGCAACGGCGCTTCGACCTGCTGATCCGTCTGGAGGAAGATTATCGTACAGACTACGCCAATCTCGGCCGGCTGCGGATTGACTTGCCGGAGGAACGTGGTCAGATCGAATTGAGAGAAGTCGCCGAGATTGGGCCCGGGGCAGGTCCCAATGCCGTGAATCGAGAGAACGCCCGCCGACGTATGGTGATCCGCTGTAACACCCAGGATCGAGACCTGGCCAGTGCGGTTGCGGAGATCCAGCGACGTGTCGATCAGCGTGTTGAACTGCCTGAAGGTTACTTCATCGAATACGGCGGACAGTTTGAGAGTCAGCAGCGCGCGACGCGAACGATTGTCATTCTGGCCGGCGTTTCGGTCGTGGGAATGTTCGTGATTCTCCTGCTGCTCTTTCCTTCTGTTCGTGTCGTGCTACAGATCCTCAATGCTTTGCCGACAGCTTTCATTGGAGGCGTGCTGGCGCTGGTCATTACTCAACAGTCGTTGACCGTCGCCAGCCTCGTCGGATTTATTTCCCTTGGCGGAATCGCAGTGCGAAACGGCATCCTGCTGGTCACCCACTACTTCCATCTCATGAAAGAAGAAGGGGAGGACTTCACAAAAGACATGATCCTTCGCGGCAGCCTGGAGCGTCTGGCTCCAGTGCTGATGACCGCGCTCACTGCCGGAATTGGATTGCTGCCGCTGGTACTCGGCGGCAGAGAGCCAGGGCGGGAAATTCTTTATCCCGTCGCCACCGTGATTCTCGGCGGTCTGGTGACGTCCACCTTCTGCGAGTTCCTGATCCATCCCGGGTTGTTCTGGAAATTCAGCGGTCGGGATGCTCTGGCGCTCTCACAACGAGACGAAGAGGAAGAGGCCATCATCCACTAA
- a CDS encoding efflux RND transporter periplasmic adaptor subunit produces the protein MKSSRFTGSIVGFLLIGAVAAGAFFTREQWLPLVQSEAAPIESEVEPSPVEEPKVLKLSAQARKNLSLIAKPVVPQTYWRKIQVPGEVVDRPGRSDRGVTSPAVGVISQVHAFPGETVRPGDKLFTVQLFSEYLQNTQKELFSASKEIQLIQEQLDRLGPLAESGGIAGTKIIDLNNQLRRQEALIQSHRQDLLTRGLSPSQIQSITEGKFISTVEVVAPPPFQASKASSEIQQTAFQSDSGNLSGIAYEVQDLRAELGQQVQAGQLLSTLSDHSSLYVEGHAFKREAPYLENAAQLGWSIHVEFAEDVKEHWPPLQQEFQIRYISNAIDTESRTFDFFIPLQNQARAYQKDDETFVVWRFRPGQRVRLHVPVEELTNVIVLPSGAVVREGPEAFVFQQNGSLFNRIPVHVLHEDRVNTVIANDGSITPGLFFAQSSAASLNRILKSQAASGMRADVHVHADGTVHAAH, from the coding sequence ATGAAATCATCTCGATTCACCGGCTCGATAGTCGGATTCCTCCTGATTGGTGCGGTTGCCGCAGGTGCTTTTTTTACCCGGGAGCAGTGGCTACCGCTGGTCCAGTCAGAAGCCGCTCCCATCGAAAGCGAAGTCGAGCCTTCTCCGGTCGAGGAACCAAAAGTCTTGAAGCTTTCCGCACAGGCCAGAAAGAACCTGAGCCTGATCGCAAAGCCGGTCGTCCCTCAGACATACTGGCGGAAGATTCAAGTCCCGGGAGAAGTTGTTGACCGCCCCGGACGGTCGGATCGCGGAGTGACGTCACCGGCGGTGGGAGTGATCTCGCAAGTCCACGCGTTTCCAGGAGAAACCGTTCGGCCCGGCGACAAATTGTTCACCGTTCAACTTTTCAGCGAGTACCTGCAGAACACTCAGAAAGAGCTGTTCAGCGCGTCCAAAGAAATTCAGCTTATCCAGGAGCAGCTCGATCGGCTGGGACCGTTGGCGGAATCTGGGGGAATCGCTGGAACGAAGATCATCGACCTCAACAACCAGCTCCGTCGACAGGAAGCGTTGATTCAATCGCATCGGCAGGATCTGCTGACGAGAGGATTGAGTCCCAGCCAGATCCAGAGCATCACCGAAGGAAAGTTCATTTCCACCGTTGAAGTGGTCGCGCCGCCGCCGTTCCAGGCATCGAAAGCGAGTTCGGAGATCCAGCAGACCGCTTTTCAGAGTGATTCCGGGAATCTATCGGGGATCGCCTACGAAGTGCAGGACCTGCGGGCCGAACTGGGGCAGCAGGTCCAGGCGGGTCAACTGCTGTCGACTCTTTCCGACCACAGTTCGCTTTATGTAGAAGGGCATGCGTTCAAGCGCGAAGCTCCCTATCTGGAGAACGCCGCTCAACTCGGCTGGAGCATCCACGTGGAGTTCGCGGAAGACGTGAAAGAACACTGGCCTCCGCTGCAGCAGGAATTTCAGATTCGCTACATCTCCAACGCGATTGATACCGAAAGTCGCACGTTTGATTTCTTCATCCCGCTCCAGAACCAGGCTCGGGCTTACCAGAAAGATGATGAAACCTTCGTGGTCTGGCGGTTTCGTCCCGGGCAGCGGGTCCGCCTGCATGTGCCGGTTGAAGAGTTAACGAACGTGATCGTTCTGCCCAGTGGAGCCGTCGTCCGGGAAGGTCCGGAAGCGTTTGTCTTTCAGCAGAATGGGAGTCTCTTCAATCGCATTCCGGTTCATGTCCTGCACGAGGACCGCGTGAACACGGTGATTGCCAACGACGGCAGCATCACGCCGGGACTGTTCTTCGCCCAGAGCAGTGCGGCTTCTCTCAATCGTATCCTGAAGTCTCAGGCCGCCAGTGGCATGCGTGCCGATGTCCACGTCCACGCCGATGGAACCGTTCACGCCGCTCACTGA
- a CDS encoding VOC family protein produces MTPFHIAIPVRDIAEAREFYGVKMGLAEGRSDTHWIDWDLFGHQVVTHLNPALGSKGKVVTHCNPVDSHAVPVPHYGVILDVDNWKELADRVRTFVDDFIIEPYVRFEGQAGEQHTMFFEDPSGNAWEFKAFVDVEAQLFAK; encoded by the coding sequence ATGACTCCCTTTCACATCGCGATTCCCGTTCGCGACATTGCTGAGGCACGCGAGTTCTATGGCGTCAAGATGGGACTGGCGGAGGGGCGAAGCGATACGCACTGGATTGACTGGGATCTGTTCGGCCATCAGGTAGTCACTCACTTGAACCCGGCTTTGGGGTCGAAGGGAAAAGTTGTCACCCACTGCAATCCCGTTGATTCGCACGCCGTGCCCGTGCCTCACTACGGAGTGATTCTCGACGTCGACAATTGGAAGGAGCTGGCCGACCGTGTTCGCACCTTCGTTGACGATTTCATCATCGAACCGTACGTCCGCTTTGAGGGACAGGCTGGCGAACAGCACACGATGTTCTTTGAAGACCCGAGTGGAAACGCATGGGAATTCAAGGCGTTCGTCGATGTCGAAGCACAATTGTTCGCGAAATGA
- a CDS encoding BPL-N domain-containing protein yields the protein MKNAMSLLVFIAWSCCVSTGCFAQEKLQLLLGEGKPWQTPVYVHDTGVEGPVVIVTGGVHGNEPAGARAAEQIRHWPIVCGKLIVIPRVNRFGLDQETRYLPEAPPEQKDLNRNFPSPKIADEPRGEIAEVLWDYVVEQNPDWLFDLHEGYEFNISHEPGPGKTKSVGSSIIYDPAQGFGPLVERMQMAANSTVVDPDRRFTLRNRGPKKTSLASAVIDVLGRNAMILETTYQYQRLPVRTRQHRVMMNVALSQLGMITEDCFDVLTPPASERDGHVFVALYDDDGASDRGVDNLTHVFDAASEITVVHLGADEIRPDVLSQIDAVVFGGGSGSRQAATIGPNGADSVQSFVRDGGGYVGICAGGFLCSAHYSWSLNLIDTQVFTGTRTIEGGGPKSMWYRGQTTTQKMQLTQEGQRLFSDLPEHLEVRYHNGPIVSPKHSADLEPYTVLAFFRSEKVLYPPQEGTMINTPAIVSGPFGQGQVISISPHPEATEGLESMASTAVKAVARTSVEQSLSLPHSR from the coding sequence ATGAAGAATGCGATGTCCCTGCTGGTCTTCATCGCCTGGTCGTGCTGCGTGTCGACCGGCTGTTTTGCTCAGGAGAAACTGCAGCTCCTCCTCGGAGAAGGCAAACCGTGGCAGACGCCAGTCTATGTGCATGATACGGGCGTCGAGGGGCCGGTTGTGATTGTCACGGGCGGGGTTCACGGCAATGAACCTGCCGGAGCTCGCGCAGCGGAGCAGATTCGCCACTGGCCAATTGTTTGCGGCAAGCTGATTGTCATACCGCGTGTCAATCGATTCGGACTCGATCAGGAGACTCGATATCTTCCCGAGGCGCCTCCCGAGCAGAAGGATTTAAACCGCAATTTCCCGAGCCCGAAAATCGCTGACGAACCTCGCGGTGAAATTGCCGAGGTCCTCTGGGATTATGTGGTCGAGCAGAATCCGGACTGGCTTTTCGACCTGCACGAAGGTTACGAGTTCAATATCTCTCACGAGCCAGGGCCCGGGAAGACGAAATCGGTCGGCTCAAGCATCATCTATGATCCAGCCCAGGGCTTTGGTCCGCTGGTTGAACGAATGCAGATGGCCGCGAATTCCACGGTGGTCGATCCTGACCGGAGATTCACACTGCGAAATCGCGGCCCTAAGAAAACGTCACTGGCGAGTGCAGTGATCGATGTGCTCGGCCGAAACGCCATGATTCTCGAGACGACTTATCAATATCAGCGGTTGCCGGTCAGAACGCGTCAACATCGAGTCATGATGAACGTCGCGTTGTCTCAGTTGGGAATGATCACCGAGGACTGCTTTGATGTCCTGACTCCCCCGGCGTCGGAGCGAGACGGGCACGTCTTTGTCGCTCTTTACGACGATGACGGCGCTTCCGATCGAGGCGTCGACAATCTCACGCATGTATTCGACGCAGCGTCTGAGATCACGGTCGTCCATCTGGGCGCCGACGAGATCCGACCGGATGTGTTGTCTCAGATTGATGCCGTCGTTTTCGGCGGCGGCAGCGGGTCCAGACAGGCGGCGACCATCGGTCCCAACGGCGCAGACTCAGTGCAATCGTTCGTGCGAGATGGCGGTGGCTATGTGGGGATCTGCGCGGGAGGATTCTTGTGCTCGGCTCATTATTCCTGGTCACTCAATCTGATCGACACCCAGGTCTTTACCGGAACACGGACTATCGAAGGGGGGGGCCCGAAATCGATGTGGTACCGCGGTCAAACCACCACCCAGAAGATGCAGCTGACCCAGGAAGGCCAGAGATTGTTCTCGGATCTTCCCGAGCATCTCGAGGTCCGGTATCACAACGGGCCGATCGTCTCGCCAAAGCACTCTGCCGATCTGGAGCCGTACACTGTGCTGGCATTCTTTCGGTCCGAGAAGGTGCTTTATCCGCCACAGGAGGGGACGATGATTAACACCCCCGCAATCGTGAGCGGCCCTTTCGGTCAGGGGCAAGTCATCTCCATCAGTCCGCATCCGGAAGCCACGGAAGGGCTTGAATCCATGGCCTCGACTGCAGTGAAAGCGGTCGCCAGAACGAGTGTTGAGCAATCGCTCTCGCTCCCGCATTCGCGTTAG
- a CDS encoding right-handed parallel beta-helix repeat-containing protein, whose protein sequence is MKSTTALMLTLVAIIALTGPTFPSMARADDNVNQFADHTAALTAALQSGNPIRLDGLHLRVTQPIVLDWSQVALVDVDGGHPSRSSITFEGVAATHLQMTGMPVSFKNITIHCSGTVEGPFAAVHLRHCHNARLENVVIQNPDNFGILLYECDGVELNRCRVDNSEDRYQADQVGTAIQLSGCSSTRVVGCRARFSNFTYSVIAKEFTDNAESSPGELVMRDVSETVGNVFRDCTVDRFRGTAFNVNGANFTVFEGCVATNQHPGSPFAAFQVKHPNNGPRTSHNRFESCSAQDVFSGFYAQGGSRNSFSSCSTLRTQRFGFRLNFAENCLITNCIADEFAIRDEETVNGGFVIRQSNGCIIDNCTATPHTGCPPTTALISIERDSSNNLIGNFSASGKSPTGIRIDAKAPRNRVSEVSRIGLDTAAQPVVDESKSTIWSQ, encoded by the coding sequence ATGAAATCCACAACCGCTCTGATGCTTACACTCGTCGCCATCATCGCGCTGACAGGTCCGACATTCCCTTCAATGGCCCGTGCTGACGACAACGTCAATCAGTTCGCCGACCACACAGCGGCTCTGACGGCGGCACTGCAGAGCGGAAACCCAATCCGGCTCGACGGACTTCATCTCCGAGTCACACAGCCGATTGTTCTGGACTGGTCGCAGGTCGCGCTGGTCGACGTCGACGGGGGGCACCCGTCTCGCTCGTCAATCACCTTCGAAGGGGTCGCAGCGACGCACCTGCAGATGACCGGCATGCCCGTTTCGTTCAAGAACATCACCATTCATTGTTCAGGAACTGTTGAGGGTCCGTTCGCCGCCGTCCACCTGCGGCATTGCCACAACGCCCGACTTGAAAACGTCGTTATTCAGAATCCGGACAATTTCGGCATCTTGCTTTATGAATGCGACGGGGTCGAACTGAACCGGTGCCGGGTCGACAACTCAGAAGATCGTTATCAGGCGGACCAGGTGGGAACTGCCATTCAGTTGTCCGGTTGTTCTTCCACACGCGTGGTCGGCTGCCGGGCGCGGTTCTCCAATTTCACCTACAGCGTGATTGCCAAGGAATTCACCGACAACGCGGAGTCCTCTCCCGGCGAGCTGGTCATGCGGGACGTGAGCGAAACGGTCGGGAACGTCTTCCGTGACTGCACCGTCGACCGGTTCCGCGGCACGGCATTCAACGTCAACGGAGCGAACTTCACAGTGTTCGAGGGCTGCGTCGCCACGAATCAGCATCCCGGTTCGCCATTCGCGGCCTTTCAGGTCAAGCACCCGAACAATGGCCCGAGAACGAGCCACAACCGGTTTGAAAGTTGTTCGGCTCAGGATGTCTTCAGCGGCTTCTACGCCCAGGGCGGTTCGCGGAATTCGTTCAGTAGTTGCAGCACTCTCCGCACGCAGCGGTTCGGATTCAGGTTGAACTTTGCCGAAAACTGCCTCATCACAAATTGCATTGCCGACGAGTTCGCCATTCGCGACGAAGAAACGGTGAACGGCGGCTTTGTCATCCGCCAGTCGAACGGATGCATCATCGACAACTGCACCGCCACACCCCACACGGGCTGTCCCCCGACCACCGCACTCATTTCAATTGAACGCGACTCAAGCAACAATCTTATCGGCAACTTCTCAGCCTCTGGAAAGAGCCCCACGGGAATTCGCATCGACGCAAAGGCGCCGCGAAACCGCGTGTCGGAAGTGAGCCGCATCGGATTGGACACAGCCGCACAACCCGTCGTGGATGAATCCAAATCCACCATCTGGAGCCAATGA
- a CDS encoding DUF1254 domain-containing protein produces MRCAARATCFYMLFVTLSPVAFAQVSQETVDSLAAPEQLKTRIGELEFDKGVPSEKTAQTVRDAVDFGRALDVYNNSFRGASALALVKGFQEVGAESGDIILFEELMDSNSLFLTANADTIYYLGWIDLSNGPVVINQPSGGLGAINDMWFQWVIDIGRPGPDRGLGGKYLIVGPEYDGPLPQGGYFVAHSRTNTVLYALRAFIDNGNDPKPAVENIKANLKIYRYAPGSYGTPIAEALEGKVRLAGEPKIPETKFINGTGRSFNTIPPSDFGFFEMINENVQNEPATSYDRELAGQLSAIGIQHGTEFKPDDRMKKILTDAAAAGQAYGRTLQWYFPTLKPEWAYYEGSYWGNMLFEGGAFFETPPPAYENGMFKPYPNTGATTLDSRTAFYYAYTLDSPGMIMRIPGVGSQYLMSFLDGDGKAFDGAKTYQVTLPKGIPAAAFWSLTLYDNQTRSMLQTPQKYPRAGSQSFPSPAAVAAEDGSTTVYFSPEQPEGVERGNWIQTDPKRGWFTILRFYSPKPAFFDKSWQPSEIEPVEQTR; encoded by the coding sequence ATGAGATGTGCTGCCCGTGCGACCTGTTTTTATATGTTGTTCGTGACACTGTCACCAGTCGCTTTCGCGCAGGTCTCTCAGGAGACGGTCGACTCGCTTGCCGCTCCTGAACAACTCAAGACCCGGATTGGGGAGCTCGAGTTTGATAAAGGGGTTCCGAGCGAGAAGACGGCTCAGACAGTTCGCGACGCTGTTGATTTCGGGCGGGCGCTCGATGTTTACAACAACAGCTTTCGCGGAGCTTCTGCCCTCGCTCTCGTGAAGGGCTTTCAAGAGGTCGGAGCCGAAAGCGGCGACATCATCCTCTTCGAAGAGCTGATGGATTCGAATTCGCTCTTCCTCACTGCGAACGCCGACACGATTTACTATCTCGGATGGATCGACCTTTCAAATGGACCGGTTGTTATTAATCAGCCCTCGGGGGGATTGGGAGCGATCAATGATATGTGGTTCCAGTGGGTGATCGATATCGGCCGCCCCGGGCCTGATCGCGGTCTCGGCGGCAAGTATCTGATTGTCGGTCCTGAATACGACGGTCCCCTCCCACAGGGCGGCTACTTCGTCGCACATTCGCGAACGAATACGGTGCTTTATGCGTTGCGGGCCTTCATCGACAACGGCAACGATCCAAAGCCCGCCGTCGAAAACATCAAGGCCAACCTGAAGATCTATCGCTACGCTCCCGGAAGCTATGGCACACCGATCGCGGAGGCGCTTGAAGGGAAAGTTCGACTTGCCGGGGAACCGAAGATTCCTGAAACGAAGTTCATCAACGGCACCGGACGTTCCTTCAATACCATCCCGCCGAGCGACTTCGGTTTCTTCGAGATGATCAACGAGAATGTCCAGAACGAACCGGCAACCAGTTACGACAGAGAACTCGCCGGGCAGCTGTCGGCGATCGGAATCCAGCATGGCACGGAATTCAAGCCGGACGACCGGATGAAGAAGATTCTGACCGACGCCGCCGCGGCGGGACAGGCCTACGGCCGCACGCTGCAATGGTATTTCCCGACGTTGAAGCCGGAGTGGGCGTACTACGAAGGCTCGTATTGGGGCAATATGCTGTTTGAGGGGGGAGCATTCTTTGAGACTCCGCCGCCCGCTTATGAGAACGGGATGTTCAAACCCTACCCGAACACCGGAGCGACAACGCTCGATTCGCGGACCGCGTTCTACTATGCCTACACGCTCGATTCTCCCGGAATGATCATGAGGATTCCCGGCGTGGGATCTCAGTATCTGATGAGCTTTCTCGATGGGGACGGAAAAGCTTTTGATGGGGCAAAGACGTATCAGGTCACCCTTCCGAAAGGGATCCCGGCTGCGGCGTTCTGGTCACTTACGCTCTACGATAATCAGACCCGCTCGATGCTGCAGACTCCCCAGAAATATCCGCGGGCTGGCAGTCAGAGCTTTCCTTCGCCAGCCGCAGTCGCCGCGGAAGACGGCAGCACCACGGTCTATTTCAGTCCGGAACAGCCTGAAGGGGTCGAGCGTGGCAACTGGATTCAGACGGATCCGAAGCGGGGCTGGTTTACGATTCTGCGTTTCTACAGCCCGAAACCGGCGTTCTTCGACAAATCGTGGCAACCGAGCGAGATCGAACCGGTGGAGCAGACACGGTAA